The Rhodoluna lacicola genome includes the window TGCCTCTAGCATTCTGTCTACGCCCGCTGGATTGTTGAATTTTGAAATCTTTAGATACGGGTCGCAGACAACCTTAAAACCAGCTGATTTGAAGGCGGCTTCATCGAGCTCGTTGTCAGTGGCGCGTACCAACAAAACGGATTTCTCTCGCGGTGTACCTATCTTTTGGCCCAGTTCCGTTTGCATTAATTGCTCAGCAATTTCCAAACCCAATGCCAATGATTGTGCTTTATTTGAGCTGGCCGCGTCTAGTGAAAGCGAAACACGTTCATGCCAATCAGTTTCGTTATCCGAAAGCTCCGCGGTCAGAGTCAGTCTTCCATCGGTTAGCTCAGCGTGAGCCCCGATTGCAGTAGTACACGAGGCCGAGATGCCTCGAAGCACTGCTCGCTCCGCGGTAACAATTAGCTCAGTTTCAGCATGGTTGACCTTTTGTAGCTCCGCAATTAAATCAAGATCACCGGAACGGCACTCAATTGCAAGTGCACCTTGCGCCGGGGCCGGCAACAACTCTGCGTCTGTAAAAAACCACTTATTGACTTCACCTAAACCAATTCGGTTAAGCCCAGCGGCAGCCAAAATGGTTGCATCAAAATCACCGTCTTGAACTTTTTTCAGTCGGGTATCAATGTTCCCGCGAATTGGTTTGATCTCTAGGTCTGGCCTTAGGTGCCGGATTCTTGCTGCACGTCGGGGAGATGAAGTACCAACTACAGCACCTGTAGCGAGCTCAGACAAAGTTTGATTATCTCGACTAATCAAGATGTCTCGGTGGTCTTCGCGTCTTGGTATTGCCGCCAGAGTAATGCCAGGCATTGGAGCAGACGGTAAATCTTTAAAAGAATGAACGATGTAATCAACCTCGCCCGCCAGAAGCGCATCACGCAGAGCAGATACAAATACCCCAGGTCGCTTTGGAGCAAAAAGATTGCTTGATGGATTGTCGCCTTCAGTTTTTATGAAAACTAATTCACTGGCAAGCCCTGTTGTTGTTTGAATTTGATCGGCGATCATGCCTGATTGTGTCGTGGCAAGCAAGCTGCCGCGAGTGCCGAGTTTGAGAGTGCGACTAGGCATCAGCCACGCGGTTTATTTCGATTCCGAAGATCATTCGCAAAGCATCCATGAACTGCTTTTCGTTACCTTCTTTGGCAGAGGTTTTTGCAGCCAGCGTTGGAACGTGCATGTATGTTGATGTCACCCGCTTCAAGCTACGAAGAACTTCCTCGGCCATTTCATCGCCTGATTTATTTCTAACGCGTTGAACTTCCTCTTCAATGAGTTTTGCGATGTGTTCACGCATAGCGACAACCATTGGGTCTGCTACGCGAGCGATAGCTTCATTTTCGAAGTCACTTACCTGATGACGGACAATTTCTTGAGCACGCAAGATTGCTTCGCTGTGCTCACTTGGCGTGTTCAGGCGGATAAAGTCCAAATCCATGATGGATACCCCGGTGAGGTCATAGACGGGCGGCGCTACATCTGCAGAGAGAGCCACATCGATAATGCGCAGTTCCTTGGGTTGAATTTCCAGCACAGCCTTAGCCAATTTGAAATCAATCATGTGACCACTGCCGCCACTGGCCGTAACAGTAAAGTCACAGGCGGCCATCGTTTGAGTTAGTTCAGATTTACGCACCGGGGTTGCGCCACGGCCTTCGCTGAATTCTTCTGCACGACCACTAGATGAATAGATGAAAACTTGTTCCACGTTTTCGCGCTGAAGTGCAGCTACAACTACGCGGGCGTAAGCACCGGTTCCCATAACCAAGACCTTGTTTCCTTGGATAGGGCCAAATTTATCTTTGTGCAGGCTTAGAGCGGCGGTAAATACTGAGCGCCCGGCCTCGCCAAGCCCAGTTTCACTTGAAACCTTTTTGGCTACCTGCGCGGCTGATTGAAATAGTTTTTCAATTTCGCTTGAGGTATGGGATTCTGACTGAGCCACCTGAAGTCCGCGCTTTACTTGCCCGGAGATCTCGCCTTCGCCAACAATCATCGATTCCAGACCGGAAGTTACGGAATACAGGTGTTGCACTGCGGCTGAACCATAGCTCACACGCAGGAGTTTGCTGCAGTAGTCCCGGTCGAGGCCAGTTATATCTGAAACCACACCGATGACGTTTTCAATTGCACTGTGAAACCGATCGGTGTCTAGATAGACCTCAAAACGATTGCAAGTACCAATTGCAACACCCCCATTGATGCCACTTTCCTCTTTTGAAAGCGAGAAAAGCTTGTTGCGAATTGAATCGGTGTGACGTTCAAGATTTTCTAGTTCACTCAACGGGACGTCGTTGTAGTTTGCACCAAGTAATACGAGAGTCACAGTCATATTGTAGGGTTACCCGCCTATGCCATGTAATGATTAAGTTGTGAATCTACCAAGCGCCCACCCTTTAGTTACGGGGAAAACCACAAACTCTGCATTGGTGCGCTCCTATCTTGGTGAAAAGACTGAGACGAAGGCAATCTGGCTAATGCGCCAGGCTGGCAGATCACTACCGGAATATCGCAAGCTTCGCGAAGGCGTAGCCATGTTGGATTCTTGTTTGCGACCTGACCTTGCCGCCGAAATCACTTTGCAGCCAATCCGACGCCACAAGGTTGACGCAGCCATTTTCTTTAGCGACATCGTTGTCCCTCTTAAGTTGGCCGGTGTGGATGTTGAGATTGCGCCCGGTATTGGACCGCTAATCGACAAACCAATTCGTACTCGTGCAGACTTTGCAAGACTTGAAGAGCTTGATCCAAATAGCATGGGACCAATCCGCGAGGCGATTCAGCTCATAATCGCGGAGCTTGGCGAGACCCCGCTCATTGGTTTTGGCGGAGCCCCATTCACTCTGGCTTCGTACCTTATCGAAGGTGGACCTTCAAAAGAATTGCCAGTTAGCCGGGCGATGATGGCCAACGACCCTGATCTTTGGAATGACATTCTTGCCTGGACTGCTCGTGTCACCGCAACGTTTATTCGCGGGCAGGTCTTAGCGGGTGCAAGCGCCTTGCAGTTATTTGACTCATGGGCGGGAAGACTGGGGCTTGAGGACTACAGGAAGTTTGCCGCTCCACATTCCAAAAACGTCATGGCTGCCTTGGAAGATCTTCCGGTTTCTCGTGTGCACTTTGGGGTTCATACCCGTGAACTTTTGGTTGATATGTATGGTGTGGGCGCAACCGTAATGGGCGTTGACTACGAAACTCCACTAGACGAAGCCAACCGCATCCTTGGCGGCACTGTGCCACTTCAAGGAAACATCAATCCAGGTTTCATGTTCAAGCCATGGGATGAACTTGAAGCGCACGTAAGAGACGTCCTTGAACGAGGAAAATCAGCACCGGGTCACGTGGTAAACCTTGGCCATGGAGTACCACCTGAGACTGACCCAGACGTAATCACCAAGATGGTTGCCCTGGTCCATGGTGAAATTTAGACTCAATGCCTTTGACCGCCTCAGAAATTAATTCTGGCTCTAATTCAAAGAGTGCCGCCGTAGTTGGCGCAGGCATTGCGGGTTTAGTTGCCGCAAAACGTCTTGTTGATTCAGGCTTTCAAGTGGACGTATTCGAATCAACCGACCGAGTCGGTGGCCTGATTTCTGCGGCACAGCTTGGTAACTATCTAATCGACATCGGTGCCGAATCGTTTGCGGTTGCAAAAAACACTGTGCCCGAGCTTTGTGCCGAGTTGGGTATTGAAAATTTAATAGTTCAACCTCAGCGTAGTGATGCTCGCATTTTGGGAGTTCGCGGCGTGCACACAATTCCCCATGGTGTCCTAGGTATTCCAAGCGATCTAGATGCACCCGAAGTTGCAGAGGCTGTTGGCATAGAAGCTGTTGCGCTAGCAAAACAATTGGATTCAAAACCATGGGTTGCTGACGCCGACATAAGCATTGGTGATTTAGTCGAAGTAAGACTAGGTAAAGCATTCGTCGATAACTTTTTGACCCCTGTAATTGCCGGAGTGCATTCGTCGGACCCTCAAAAACTCGAAGTCGCCACAGTGTCACCTAGTTTGTTAGCAAAGGGCAGTGAGACCGGTTCGTTGGTTGCAGCGGTAAAGGCAATCAGAAGTTCGGCTGCTCGTCCGGGTGCGGCAGTTGCTTCAATTTCTGGAGGTATGCACAAGTTAGTCACCGAGCTCGAGTCATATCTCATCAATGCTGGAGTCGTTATCCATCTAAATAAAAAAATCGAATCACTTGCCGACCTTGCGTCTTATGATCGTGTGGTTTTGGCCGCTGGCATTGAAGGCGCAGCCCAAGTTATGGCCGATAATTCCAACGACCTCGCCAAAGATCTTCAACAGGATTTAGCATCTTTCAAGGGAGTAGATGCTGCCGTGGTTGCTCTTTTAGTGGAATCTGAACAGCTGAATGAATTCCCGCGCGGAAGTGGAGTTTTAGTCTCGGCTGAGGTTTCAGATCTGGGTGCGAAGGCTGCAACTCACGTGAACGCTAAGTGGGCCTGGGTGAATAACTTGCTGCCAAAAAATCAACACATATTGCGATTCTCATTTGGCAGAAATGGGGTCCTCCCGGCTGAAGTGGAGTCTTTGGCCGAACTTGCCACTCGCGACGCAGCGAGAATTTTTGGAATTTCAGACGTTCGAGTTATTGAAACCTTTACTAAAAAATGGCCCCACGCCTTGATTCAAGCGACACCAGGACACTCGGCTATCGTTAAGCGTGTCAAGTCGCGCATCGCTGCAGATTCGAGACTGACAATCATCGGTGCTGGGCTCGGGGGAAACGGCATAACTGGAATTCTGAGCGTAGAAAGATGAATGAAATGACTGAAGTAAGTCAAACTGCGGGTCGCCCTACACCTGCTGAAATCAACGAAACGATTCACTACACAACATTTCTGGCATTCCAGCTAGATGACCGGATCGCAAATTCGGCTGCCGCAACTAAAAGCTATAAAGCATGGTTGGTAGAGTGCGCAAGCGCTGGGGTAACGGTTCGAGGCGCATACGACCTAACCGCCCTGCGAGCTGACTCAGCACTCTTGCTATGGTTGCACGCCGATACAGCTGAACAATTGCAAAAAGCCACGCACGCTTTTTCTCGCACCAAATTTGGCTCACACTTTTCACCAACCTGGACCGGAATGGGCATTCACCGACCAGCGGAGTTCAACCGTTCACACGTTCCGGCTTTCATGCAGGGTTATGCACCGAAGACTTGGCTTTGCTTTTACCCGTTTGTGCGCTCACACGAGTGGTACCTATTGCCAGAGGAAGAGCGCTCTGAAATGTTGCGCGAGCATGGCGTTGCTGGACACAAATTCAAAGGTGTTCAAAGCAATACGGTTTCATCATTTGCACTTGGTGACTACGAATGGCTACTAGCTCTGGAGTCCGAGGACCTCCACGAAATTGTAGACATGATGCGCGAACTAAGGAATACCGCAGCACGCCGTCACGTTAGAGAAGAAGTGCCGTTCTTTACCGGCAGCATCATCGACCCAACCCAGATCGGAGAGACTTTCGCATGAAGTACGACGCAATTCTTCTAACCTCATTCGGTGGCCCTGAGGGTCCAGAAGAAGTAATGCCATATCTTGAACGAGTAACCGCAGGGCGCGGTGTTCCGCGCGAGCGTCTAGAAGAGGTGTCACACCACTACCTAGCTCTTGGCGGAGTCAGCCCAATCAACGAACAAAATCGTGCACTTTTAGCTGCCATGCGTAGCCATTTCCCGGAGCGGGGAATCGACATCCCCATTTACTGGGGCAACCGTAATTCAGAACCATTTTTTGCCGATGTACTAAAGCAGATGTATGCAGATGGTCACCGAAACGTGTTGGCGTGGGTTACTAGTGCCTACTCGTCTTATTCAGGCTGTCGTCAATACCGTGAAAACTTGGCCGCTGCCCTTACCGAGGCTGACCTTGAAGGCAAGATGACAATAGACAAAGTTCGTCATTTTTTTGATCACCCTGGATTCATCACACCGATAGCAGATGACCTGGCTGCAAAAATTAAATCAATGCAGGATCTTGGTCTGACGTCAAACCAGATTTCCATCATGTTCGCGACCCACTCGATTCCAACTGCTATGGGCGTAAGTTCAGGTCCTGAAGCCCGTCGTGATGAATTTGCCCAGCTTGCAGGAGAAGGCGGCGCTTATGCTGCTCAACACTTGGCTGCTGCAGAAGTAACCATGAAGAAGGTCGCCGATAAAATCTCCGGGTCACTGCCCGACTGGTCCCTGGTTTACCAGTCTCGATCAGGATCACCATCCGTGCCGTGGCTTGAGCCAGATGTAAACGACGCAATCAACGATGCCGCTGACTCAGGCACTAAGGGCGTCATCATTGTTCCGATTGGTTTTGTGAGCGATCACGTTGAAGTTATTTGGGACCTCGACAACGAAGCTAAAGATACCGCGGAAGCTCGAAGCCTAGAATTTGCTCGAGTCGTCACTGCTGGTGTTGCACCTGAATTTGTTGACGGAATTGCTGATCTTATTCAAGAGCGTTTAAGTAACGCAGAGAAAAAAGCTCTCTCGAAACTTGGTCCCTGGGTTGATGCATGTGCCGTCGGTTGTTGCCCAAACCTTCGCAAAGATCTTCCGGTCGTAGCAGAAGCCTAAGCGTTACTAATTTTTAGATTGATGTTCTAAAGAGTGCACGCCACGCACCGGTGTTTTCGAAGACCCGGTTACCGGAAGTCTTAATGCGAGCGTGGCACAGTGGTTCGTACGAACCGGGGTTGTTGACGGCAACTACAAGGCGTCACAGGGCGCCAAGCTTGGACGTGCTGGAAAAATTCAAATACCAGTTGATGATTCAGGTTCTGTTTGGGTTGGTGGTGCAGCAATAACCTGCATCAGTGGCCAGATCGAAATTTAAATCGCGCCTTCGGCCACTGGAGGTTTATCTGCGACTGGCGTGGCTTCGGCCAACGTGTCGCTGAAATTCCGATAACTTCGAAATTTCAACGCGTCACGCTCGGGCCTCGCGGAGAATATGGGATTCGAACTTCTATCCCTGCTCGATCTTAGGGATACGTTTCTGGTATTTCAAGCACATTGGGATACAGTTCGGACACTCCAAAATGCATAAAGATACCTCAGAAAACTTTGATCAGCGTCGCCGCAAGCACATCAAACGGCACATTAGCTTGCATGAAGCATCGCCGAGAGATGAGATCAAGAATCCAAGGTTTCAACTTTGCGTAGTACAACGTCTACGTGATTCCACGTGTTCCAAATAGACCTTTAAATCGGATGGTAAAATTTAACTAAGCAGCAAGCAATTGCTAGCGAAATGACATAAACGACACTCCTTGTAACTAACTATGGAAGGCGTTATGTCAACGTTAAATAATCATCCCGATTTCGTATCTGTCGAACGGGCCGCCGAGATGCTCTCGGTATCCACCAAAACAATCCGCAACTGGATTAAGTCTGGTGACCTGCCAGCCTTTGAAGCCGGACCCAAATTGCTTCGAATAAGTGTTTTAGATATCCGAGCATTTTGTAAACCGGTAAGCCGGGCCAATTGGAAGCCACGTGTAACGTCTCGCACAGATCTAACGGCAAAGACTCGTGAAAACTATGGTCACGCAAAAATGCGTGAAGTGCTCGGGCGCGGGCCATTCGATTTTGGTCCGTAATTCCCAGAGCTTTGTAAGTTCACGCCCAAGCTTAAAAAAAGACCTGGCGATCACCAGGTCCTTTTAAAAATCTCTAACAACTAACTATTTAAGAAAGAAATCTACATGTCTAATTTAACACCAAAACCCGACACCGAGTGGAACATCCTCAGCCACTACGAACAAGCGGCGTACCTGGCAAATCAAAAGTTGAGCGTGATGCCCGTCCATGGAGTGGTCAATGGGCTGTGTACATGCTCCCAATTTCATTACGACTTGAAGGATGTAGGCAAGCACCCCGCATCAGCAGGTGGTCAAAAGGACGCCACAACAGATCAAGGACAAGTTGAAAAATGGTGGGGTATGAATCCAGATTGGAACCTGGCAATCCACTGTGTTCGATGCGGCCTTGTTGTTTTTGATTTTGACCCGAGAAACGGCTCCGAGGACTCTTACTGGCGTCTGTGGGATGCTACGGAATCAATGATTGAAGACACGTGGATCGTGGACACCGGTGTCTATAACGTCAAAGGTAAAACTCTGCGTGGGTTCCACATTTACTTTCGTCTTGAGCAAGACGTTGCACTTGTCGGTGACATGAAAAAGCTTGGTTATCCCGGGGTGGATGTGAAGCGCAATGGCTACGTCATGGCGGCTGGTTCTAAGCACGTGTCTGGGGTCGAGTACTCCTGGCGTAAAGGCCATGCGCCTTGGGAAATCCCGCTAGCCGTAATCCCCCAAGGGCTACTTGAGACGGTGATCAAACGAGGCGGCGGATCAGGTAGCAGCAGAGTGAATCGCATCACCGATTTAGAGGGTTGGGATGAAAGATGGGAATCAGTTAAGTCGGCTGATGTGAAGGCAACTCCATATGCGCAGGCCGCATTGAAGCGATGTGTCGCTGAGCTAAAAGGTATGCGCCGCGGAGATAGCCGCAACAATGCAATGAATGCAATGGCATTTTCATTAGGTCACTTGATTGGCGGGGGTCAAATCTCGCTATCAAAATGTAGAGACGAGCTGATGGCTGCCGCTGCCGAAAGTTATGGCGGCGATTGGACAATGAAAAAAAGCAATACCGAGTCGGTGCTGCGTGAGTATGGCGGTGGATTTGAAGAAGGGGCGCTTAGCCCCCTATACCCTCGTCAACTCACCGAGGATGCAGTAGAAGAAATCAAAGCGGCGGTTATTCCTTTTGCAGAAGCGGACAACGATCGCCTCTTGGAGCTTGTTCAGACAGGCTTTCTAAAGAGTTCCCGTCTTCTTTCGGAATCTCTACTCGAAGCCGTTAAGTTGCTTGGCCCTATCAAGGTAGGACCTGGTAAAGAGCTGCTCTATTACAAGGATGGCTACTGGCAGACCGAAGCTGAAGACGAAATCACTAGAAGGGTCTCGCTCTTGATGGGTGAAGACTTTTTGACTCGATACGTTTCTGAGGTTTCCAAGCTGCTCAAGGTTCGGAGTCAAAAGATCGTGAAAATGGGCCCAAAGGAATTTTTGAACCTTGAAAATGGCATGCTGAATTGGAGGACCGGTCTCTTTTCACCGCATGATCCAAAATTCAATTCCACGGTAAGAATAAATTGTGCCTGGGACCCATACGCTACTTGCCCGAATGTGGATGCCTGGATGAGCGACATGATTTATGACGATCTCATAGACCTAATTTGGGAGATCATCGGCGTCTGTCTTTACACGGGTATGGGATTTCAGCGAGCAATCTTTTTTGACGGCTCTGGTCGTAATGGTAAGGGCACGCTCATCCGTCTTATTTCTAAGTTGATCCCGGAACTTTTCATGGCAAATGTTGAGTTCCAGCGTTTCGGAAGCGACAAATTTGCAACATCCCAGCTATTTCGAAAGATCCTCAATGTTGTCGGTGACCTTTCGGCGAGTGCTATGAAAGACAGTTCAACTTTCAAGATGCTTACCGGCGAGGACTCTATCCAAGCCGAGAGAAAATATGGGCAGCCATTCAACTTTCAAAATGAAGCGACACTCCTATTTTCTGCAAATAAGATGCCAATAGGTTCAGATGAAACGCGTGGATATGCATCACGTTTCTTGATCGTCCCGTTCACCAAAAAGACTCTGCGGGACGATGAGATCGATGCAGCGTTGGAAGACCGCCTATTCGCAG containing:
- the hemC gene encoding hydroxymethylbilane synthase is translated as MPSRTLKLGTRGSLLATTQSGMIADQIQTTTGLASELVFIKTEGDNPSSNLFAPKRPGVFVSALRDALLAGEVDYIVHSFKDLPSAPMPGITLAAIPRREDHRDILISRDNQTLSELATGAVVGTSSPRRAARIRHLRPDLEIKPIRGNIDTRLKKVQDGDFDATILAAAGLNRIGLGEVNKWFFTDAELLPAPAQGALAIECRSGDLDLIAELQKVNHAETELIVTAERAVLRGISASCTTAIGAHAELTDGRLTLTAELSDNETDWHERVSLSLDAASSNKAQSLALGLEIAEQLMQTELGQKIGTPREKSVLLVRATDNELDEAAFKSAGFKVVCDPYLKISKFNNPAGVDRMLEALRSAEPGTWLVITSINSVRFFAEQIGIDNFKAAISNPNLKFAAIGERSAAEIKSLGVQEVLLAEDSNAGALSTAILKHMPKQVILPASNIAMKTLQDAVVTSGVELITEVVYTTETVPNVPLSISALKQGEIDVLVLRSPSAARAVANFISPKDVLALVLVTGNATLEQTRKLGFPRVAMTSETTPDSLVATVTSPNMN
- the hemG gene encoding protoporphyrinogen oxidase, whose translation is MTASEINSGSNSKSAAVVGAGIAGLVAAKRLVDSGFQVDVFESTDRVGGLISAAQLGNYLIDIGAESFAVAKNTVPELCAELGIENLIVQPQRSDARILGVRGVHTIPHGVLGIPSDLDAPEVAEAVGIEAVALAKQLDSKPWVADADISIGDLVEVRLGKAFVDNFLTPVIAGVHSSDPQKLEVATVSPSLLAKGSETGSLVAAVKAIRSSAARPGAAVASISGGMHKLVTELESYLINAGVVIHLNKKIESLADLASYDRVVLAAGIEGAAQVMADNSNDLAKDLQQDLASFKGVDAAVVALLVESEQLNEFPRGSGVLVSAEVSDLGAKAATHVNAKWAWVNNLLPKNQHILRFSFGRNGVLPAEVESLAELATRDAARIFGISDVRVIETFTKKWPHALIQATPGHSAIVKRVKSRIAADSRLTIIGAGLGGNGITGILSVER
- a CDS encoding ferrochelatase, with the protein product MKYDAILLTSFGGPEGPEEVMPYLERVTAGRGVPRERLEEVSHHYLALGGVSPINEQNRALLAAMRSHFPERGIDIPIYWGNRNSEPFFADVLKQMYADGHRNVLAWVTSAYSSYSGCRQYRENLAAALTEADLEGKMTIDKVRHFFDHPGFITPIADDLAAKIKSMQDLGLTSNQISIMFATHSIPTAMGVSSGPEARRDEFAQLAGEGGAYAAQHLAAAEVTMKKVADKISGSLPDWSLVYQSRSGSPSVPWLEPDVNDAINDAADSGTKGVIIVPIGFVSDHVEVIWDLDNEAKDTAEARSLEFARVVTAGVAPEFVDGIADLIQERLSNAEKKALSKLGPWVDACAVGCCPNLRKDLPVVAEA
- a CDS encoding glutamyl-tRNA reductase, giving the protein MTLVLLGANYNDVPLSELENLERHTDSIRNKLFSLSKEESGINGGVAIGTCNRFEVYLDTDRFHSAIENVIGVVSDITGLDRDYCSKLLRVSYGSAAVQHLYSVTSGLESMIVGEGEISGQVKRGLQVAQSESHTSSEIEKLFQSAAQVAKKVSSETGLGEAGRSVFTAALSLHKDKFGPIQGNKVLVMGTGAYARVVVAALQRENVEQVFIYSSSGRAEEFSEGRGATPVRKSELTQTMAACDFTVTASGGSGHMIDFKLAKAVLEIQPKELRIIDVALSADVAPPVYDLTGVSIMDLDFIRLNTPSEHSEAILRAQEIVRHQVSDFENEAIARVADPMVVAMREHIAKLIEEEVQRVRNKSGDEMAEEVLRSLKRVTSTYMHVPTLAAKTSAKEGNEKQFMDALRMIFGIEINRVADA
- the hemE gene encoding uroporphyrinogen decarboxylase, with amino-acid sequence MNLPSAHPLVTGKTTNSALVRSYLGEKTETKAIWLMRQAGRSLPEYRKLREGVAMLDSCLRPDLAAEITLQPIRRHKVDAAIFFSDIVVPLKLAGVDVEIAPGIGPLIDKPIRTRADFARLEELDPNSMGPIREAIQLIIAELGETPLIGFGGAPFTLASYLIEGGPSKELPVSRAMMANDPDLWNDILAWTARVTATFIRGQVLAGASALQLFDSWAGRLGLEDYRKFAAPHSKNVMAALEDLPVSRVHFGVHTRELLVDMYGVGATVMGVDYETPLDEANRILGGTVPLQGNINPGFMFKPWDELEAHVRDVLERGKSAPGHVVNLGHGVPPETDPDVITKMVALVHGEI
- a CDS encoding helix-turn-helix domain-containing protein — translated: MSTLNNHPDFVSVERAAEMLSVSTKTIRNWIKSGDLPAFEAGPKLLRISVLDIRAFCKPVSRANWKPRVTSRTDLTAKTRENYGHAKMREVLGRGPFDFGP
- a CDS encoding phage/plasmid primase, P4 family, encoding MSNLTPKPDTEWNILSHYEQAAYLANQKLSVMPVHGVVNGLCTCSQFHYDLKDVGKHPASAGGQKDATTDQGQVEKWWGMNPDWNLAIHCVRCGLVVFDFDPRNGSEDSYWRLWDATESMIEDTWIVDTGVYNVKGKTLRGFHIYFRLEQDVALVGDMKKLGYPGVDVKRNGYVMAAGSKHVSGVEYSWRKGHAPWEIPLAVIPQGLLETVIKRGGGSGSSRVNRITDLEGWDERWESVKSADVKATPYAQAALKRCVAELKGMRRGDSRNNAMNAMAFSLGHLIGGGQISLSKCRDELMAAAAESYGGDWTMKKSNTESVLREYGGGFEEGALSPLYPRQLTEDAVEEIKAAVIPFAEADNDRLLELVQTGFLKSSRLLSESLLEAVKLLGPIKVGPGKELLYYKDGYWQTEAEDEITRRVSLLMGEDFLTRYVSEVSKLLKVRSQKIVKMGPKEFLNLENGMLNWRTGLFSPHDPKFNSTVRINCAWDPYATCPNVDAWMSDMIYDDLIDLIWEIIGVCLYTGMGFQRAIFFDGSGRNGKGTLIRLISKLIPELFMANVEFQRFGSDKFATSQLFRKILNVVGDLSASAMKDSSTFKMLTGEDSIQAERKYGQPFNFQNEATLLFSANKMPIGSDETRGYASRFLIVPFTKKTLRDDEIDAALEDRLFAELPGVLVKAVAGLKRAMERKGFADVERCRIAHQKYMGRIDHFQNWADESCEFTGLRADVVPKTGMWSSYQFFCITNEIDGLKRLEFYEEYDRRFGRISQQVEHETMMFNQVRLKPSLMNF
- the hemQ gene encoding hydrogen peroxide-dependent heme synthase, whose amino-acid sequence is MNEMTEVSQTAGRPTPAEINETIHYTTFLAFQLDDRIANSAAATKSYKAWLVECASAGVTVRGAYDLTALRADSALLLWLHADTAEQLQKATHAFSRTKFGSHFSPTWTGMGIHRPAEFNRSHVPAFMQGYAPKTWLCFYPFVRSHEWYLLPEEERSEMLREHGVAGHKFKGVQSNTVSSFALGDYEWLLALESEDLHEIVDMMRELRNTAARRHVREEVPFFTGSIIDPTQIGETFA